Proteins from a single region of Flavobacterium sp. K5-23:
- the uvrB gene encoding excinuclease ABC subunit UvrB, whose amino-acid sequence MNFQVVSEYQPKGDQPQAIDKLTQGIIDGDKFQTLLGVTGSGKTFTVANVIQEVQRPTLVLAHNKTLAAQLYSEFKEFFPNNAVEYFVSYYDYYQPEAFMPVTGVFIEKDLSINEELEKMRLSTTSSLLSGRRDILVVASVSCLYGIGNPVEFQKNVIEIERDQTISRTKLLHSLVQSLYSRTEADFTPGNFRIKGDIVEVYPGYADDAYRIHFFGDEIEEIESFDVKTSMVIEKHEKLTIYPANMFVTSPDVLQGAIWEIQQDLVKQVDYFKEIGKHLEAKRLEERTNFDLEMIRELGYCSGIENYSRYLDGRQAGTRPFCLLDYFPKDFLMVVDESHVTISQVHAMYGGDRSRKENLVEYGFRLPAAMDNRPLKFEEFEAMQNQVIYVSATPADYELQKTDGVVIEQVIRPTGLLDPVIEVRPSLNQIDDLIEEIQLRCELDERVLVTTLTKRMAEELAKYLAKVGIRCRYIHSDVDTLERIEIMQDLRKGIFDVLIGVNLLREGLDLPEVSLVAILDADKEGFLRSHRSLTQTIGRAARNLNGKAILYADRITASMQKTIDETEYRRTKQINYNTANNIIPQALNKKIGSAFTKNPLVEYELGHFELNKAAEPDTTYMSRPEIEKIIREKRKSMEKAAKDLDFIQAAKLRDDIKKLQEQLT is encoded by the coding sequence ATGAATTTCCAAGTAGTATCTGAATACCAACCCAAAGGCGACCAGCCACAAGCAATTGATAAATTAACTCAAGGGATTATTGATGGTGATAAATTCCAAACTTTATTAGGAGTAACTGGTTCAGGAAAAACTTTTACGGTTGCTAACGTAATTCAGGAAGTACAAAGACCAACATTAGTTTTAGCACACAACAAAACTTTGGCGGCACAATTGTATTCAGAATTCAAAGAGTTTTTCCCCAATAATGCAGTGGAATACTTTGTTTCTTACTATGATTATTATCAGCCAGAAGCTTTTATGCCTGTAACTGGGGTTTTCATCGAAAAGGATTTATCCATCAATGAAGAACTGGAAAAAATGAGATTAAGCACCACCTCTTCCCTACTTTCTGGTCGTAGAGATATACTCGTGGTTGCATCTGTCTCTTGTTTATATGGTATTGGAAACCCCGTTGAATTTCAGAAAAATGTAATTGAAATTGAAAGAGATCAAACAATATCACGCACCAAATTATTACATAGCCTAGTTCAAAGTTTATATTCAAGAACTGAAGCCGATTTTACACCTGGGAATTTCAGAATTAAAGGAGATATTGTCGAAGTCTATCCGGGTTATGCAGATGATGCGTACCGAATCCATTTCTTTGGAGATGAAATTGAAGAAATAGAATCCTTTGATGTAAAAACTTCAATGGTTATCGAGAAACACGAGAAACTAACAATATACCCTGCCAATATGTTTGTGACCTCTCCTGATGTACTTCAAGGAGCGATATGGGAAATCCAGCAAGACTTAGTCAAACAAGTGGATTATTTCAAAGAAATAGGAAAGCATTTAGAAGCAAAACGATTGGAAGAACGAACTAATTTCGATTTAGAAATGATTCGGGAATTGGGTTATTGCTCGGGAATCGAAAACTATTCCCGTTACCTTGATGGAAGGCAAGCTGGTACGAGACCTTTTTGTTTATTGGATTATTTCCCAAAAGACTTTTTAATGGTGGTCGATGAAAGTCACGTTACCATTTCGCAAGTACACGCTATGTATGGAGGTGACCGTAGCAGAAAAGAAAACTTGGTAGAATACGGATTCCGACTACCCGCTGCTATGGACAATCGTCCATTGAAATTTGAGGAGTTTGAAGCCATGCAAAACCAAGTGATATATGTATCTGCTACACCTGCAGATTATGAATTACAAAAAACAGATGGTGTTGTAATAGAACAAGTCATTCGACCAACAGGATTATTAGATCCAGTAATTGAAGTACGCCCGAGTTTAAACCAAATTGATGATTTAATCGAAGAAATTCAGTTGCGTTGCGAATTAGACGAAAGAGTATTGGTAACCACATTAACCAAAAGAATGGCGGAGGAATTAGCTAAATATTTGGCTAAAGTTGGAATTCGTTGTCGTTACATTCACTCAGATGTGGATACTCTGGAGCGTATCGAAATTATGCAGGATTTACGAAAAGGTATATTTGATGTTTTGATTGGTGTCAATCTACTTCGTGAAGGACTGGATTTACCCGAAGTATCGCTTGTTGCTATTTTAGATGCTGACAAGGAAGGTTTTCTTCGTAGTCATCGTTCATTGACTCAAACCATTGGTCGTGCGGCAAGAAACCTGAACGGAAAAGCGATTCTTTATGCTGATAGAATTACAGCAAGTATGCAAAAAACTATTGATGAAACTGAGTATCGCAGAACAAAACAAATCAATTACAATACCGCTAATAACATCATCCCTCAAGCTTTAAATAAAAAGATAGGAAGTGCCTTTACCAAGAATCCTTTGGTTGAATACGAATTAGGTCATTTCGAACTAAATAAAGCAGCTGAACCTGACACGACTTATATGTCGAGACCTGAGATCGAGAAAATCATTCGAGAAAAAAGGAAATCGATGGAAAAGGCAGCCAAAGATTTAGATTTCATACAGGCGGCAAAACTGCGTGATGACATTAAAAAGCTACAGGAACAATTGACTTAA
- a CDS encoding excinuclease ABC subunit B, with product MDTFEKKKSLLIDMIAFSTVDGQLHIKEYEFLKIIAEELQIDNTVFKDLFHQEEPIIPIKSEFQRVQQFYRLALLMYSDGVLHEKETIAIQQIGINMGLNPNATNRLLKMMKASPNGIIDAEKVIMVFQEQHN from the coding sequence ATGGATACATTCGAAAAGAAAAAGAGTTTACTTATAGATATGATTGCATTTTCAACTGTGGATGGTCAATTGCATATAAAAGAATATGAGTTTTTGAAAATAATAGCAGAAGAATTACAGATAGATAACACAGTGTTTAAGGATTTGTTTCATCAAGAAGAACCAATAATCCCCATTAAATCTGAATTTCAACGTGTCCAACAGTTTTATAGATTAGCATTATTAATGTATTCTGATGGAGTTTTACACGAAAAGGAAACCATAGCTATACAGCAAATAGGAATTAATATGGGATTGAATCCCAATGCTACAAATCGTTTACTTAAAATGATGAAGGCTTCCCCAAATGGAATAATTGATGCTGAAAAAGTAATTATGGTATTTCAGGAACAGCACAATTAA
- a CDS encoding alpha/beta hydrolase yields MIKKLLPVLTLFFFLSHTTAQESTASKNVSNFTIESPQLKTAKKIWVYLPKKYSDSQKKYSVIYMHDAQNLFDAKTSFVGEWNVDEKLDSISANVIVIGIEHGNEKRIDELTPFKNEKYGGGDADAYLDFIVNTLKPHIDKTYRTKTKARNTIIMGSSLGGLVSFYAAPKYPKVFGKAAVFSPSFWFSNKIYDLASQTDKIKTKIYFLGGDSESDDMIPDLNKMIAIVNQKRCSCLNLTKTTVVKNGKHNEKLWRDGFSKAILWLGY; encoded by the coding sequence ATGATTAAAAAACTGCTTCCCGTTCTCACATTATTTTTTTTCCTATCACATACAACTGCTCAAGAAAGTACAGCCTCTAAAAATGTTAGCAATTTCACAATTGAATCTCCTCAATTGAAAACAGCAAAAAAAATATGGGTTTATCTCCCCAAAAAATATTCCGATTCACAGAAAAAATATTCTGTAATTTATATGCATGATGCACAAAATCTATTTGATGCTAAAACCTCCTTTGTGGGAGAATGGAATGTAGATGAAAAACTGGATAGTATCAGCGCAAATGTAATTGTAATAGGGATTGAACACGGCAACGAGAAGAGAATAGACGAACTCACCCCATTTAAAAATGAAAAATACGGAGGTGGAGATGCAGATGCTTATCTCGATTTTATTGTCAATACATTGAAACCTCATATTGATAAAACATATAGAACAAAAACCAAAGCTAGGAATACAATTATAATGGGTAGCTCTCTAGGAGGTTTGGTTTCATTTTATGCCGCACCTAAATATCCAAAAGTTTTTGGTAAGGCAGCCGTTTTTTCGCCTTCTTTTTGGTTTTCGAATAAAATATATGATTTGGCTTCGCAGACTGATAAAATAAAGACCAAAATCTACTTTTTAGGTGGAGATAGTGAAAGTGATGATATGATTCCTGATTTAAATAAAATGATTGCAATTGTAAATCAAAAAAGATGTAGCTGTCTCAATTTAACAAAAACAACGGTTGTTAAAAACGGAAAACATAATGAGAAATTATGGAGAGATGGGTTTTCTAAAGCCATATTATGGCTTGGTTATTAA
- a CDS encoding dipeptide epimerase, with amino-acid sequence MKLKLRAYDLKLKHTFTISRESIDFQPSLIVELTSDGFSGYGEATSNPYYKITVPNMIQDLEKIQSLIEATNNETPEVFWSKMHPHLKDDMFALCALDMAYNDLYARKKGKKLYELWNYTTENNPLTDYTIGIASIEKMVAKMKELPWPIYKIKLGTAEDIAIVRELRKHTDAIFRIDANCGWGVEETINNALELKKLGVEFLEQPMRADDWEGHKEVFKHSVLPIIADESCIIEEDVAKCHNHFHGVNVKLVKCGGLTPGRRMIQQARSLGLKTMVGCMTESSVGISAIAHLLPQLDYVDMDGALLLAEDIATGVTINNGKIIYSELNGTGVVLK; translated from the coding sequence ATGAAACTAAAACTAAGAGCATACGACCTTAAATTAAAACACACGTTTACTATTTCTAGAGAATCAATAGACTTTCAACCCTCACTGATTGTAGAATTAACTAGTGATGGTTTTTCAGGATATGGAGAAGCTACTTCAAATCCCTATTATAAAATTACAGTTCCTAATATGATTCAGGATTTAGAAAAAATCCAATCTCTAATAGAGGCAACAAATAATGAAACTCCAGAAGTGTTTTGGTCTAAAATGCATCCTCATTTAAAAGATGACATGTTTGCTTTGTGCGCTTTGGATATGGCTTACAATGATTTATATGCTCGAAAAAAAGGAAAGAAATTATACGAATTGTGGAACTACACCACTGAAAACAATCCATTAACTGATTATACTATTGGGATAGCTTCTATCGAAAAAATGGTGGCTAAAATGAAGGAATTACCCTGGCCAATATATAAAATAAAGCTAGGAACCGCAGAAGACATTGCAATAGTAAGGGAACTTAGAAAACATACCGATGCCATTTTCAGGATTGATGCTAATTGCGGTTGGGGTGTGGAAGAAACTATTAACAATGCTTTAGAATTAAAGAAACTTGGTGTCGAATTTCTGGAACAACCTATGAGGGCTGATGATTGGGAAGGACATAAGGAGGTATTCAAACATTCCGTTTTGCCAATTATAGCTGACGAGAGTTGTATCATAGAAGAAGATGTGGCCAAATGTCACAATCATTTTCACGGAGTAAATGTAAAACTGGTAAAATGTGGCGGATTAACTCCAGGAAGAAGAATGATTCAACAAGCCCGAAGTTTAGGCTTAAAAACAATGGTGGGCTGTATGACAGAATCATCAGTTGGAATTTCAGCTATTGCCCATTTACTACCACAATTAGACTATGTTGATATGGATGGTGCTCTACTTCTAGCAGAAGACATTGCAACAGGAGTAACCATTAATAATGGAAAAATCATTTATTCTGAGCTAAACGGTACAGGAGTTGTTTTAAAATAA
- a CDS encoding aminotransferase class I/II-fold pyridoxal phosphate-dependent enzyme: protein MKVNQFPDRIIKVGNEDYLYFGGTAYLGLPTNKKFLKLVVKNILKWGSAYGSSRNANIKLKAYDNGEQFIAKHIKAASALTVSSGMLAGKLVLDVMKPQTDCFFHFPTIHPAVKGTDSLPFFIEDELNPRLLDSVPEKITILTDAVPSFQIKPIDFSFLNLISTTKEITLIIDESHSLGIVGVNGCGLYSTINLSNIKRKIMFASLGKAFGLSGGVIASDAEFMNQIATNDTFVSSAGMNPAFVQTMADAEDIYIRQHQKLRKKLDYINVNLVKNNKVEFNPDYPVIYPHIEGINEVFSKNKIIPTNFKYPTDTKMLNRIVITANHKEKDLDKLIHILNQHQF from the coding sequence ATGAAAGTCAATCAATTTCCAGATCGAATAATTAAAGTTGGCAATGAAGACTATCTATATTTTGGAGGAACAGCCTATTTAGGTTTACCCACCAACAAGAAATTCCTGAAATTAGTAGTCAAAAACATTTTAAAATGGGGAAGCGCTTACGGTAGTTCCAGAAATGCAAACATAAAACTCAAGGCATATGATAATGGTGAGCAATTTATAGCCAAGCACATCAAAGCTGCATCAGCTCTTACCGTTTCTTCGGGAATGCTGGCGGGAAAATTAGTCCTTGATGTGATGAAACCGCAAACGGATTGTTTTTTTCATTTCCCAACTATACATCCCGCGGTAAAAGGAACCGATAGTCTCCCCTTTTTTATCGAAGATGAATTAAATCCACGATTACTGGATTCAGTTCCAGAAAAAATTACAATTCTTACTGATGCCGTACCTTCTTTTCAAATAAAACCAATCGATTTTTCGTTTCTAAACTTGATCTCTACCACTAAAGAAATTACTTTGATCATTGACGAATCGCATTCATTAGGAATAGTTGGCGTTAATGGCTGTGGTTTGTATTCAACAATCAACCTTTCAAACATCAAAAGAAAGATAATGTTTGCCTCATTAGGGAAAGCTTTTGGGTTGTCTGGAGGTGTAATCGCAAGTGATGCTGAATTTATGAATCAAATAGCGACAAACGACACCTTTGTATCCAGCGCCGGAATGAATCCAGCATTTGTTCAAACTATGGCCGATGCAGAAGATATTTACATTAGACAACATCAAAAATTGAGAAAAAAACTGGATTATATCAATGTTAATTTAGTTAAAAATAACAAAGTTGAATTTAATCCCGATTATCCAGTAATCTATCCCCATATCGAAGGGATTAATGAAGTTTTTTCTAAAAACAAAATCATACCGACCAATTTTAAATACCCAACAGACACCAAAATGTTGAATAGAATTGTAATTACCGCCAATCATAAAGAAAAGGATTTGGATAAACTAATTCACATTCTAAACCAGCACCAATTCTAA
- a CDS encoding DUF1456 family protein: MTNNDIFKKLRVALMLRDDQIVEILELVDFRITKSELGAFFRDEKHENYMECGDQVLRNFLNALVIHLRGTKENPKNPNDVLAKHKAQIPAKDSTKERPEFKAKPRDEEKSRGDQSPSKSKSATKKPSKKQYPKGNAKEQVVEKVKYNFGKIKK; encoded by the coding sequence ATGACAAATAACGATATCTTCAAAAAACTCCGTGTAGCCTTAATGTTACGTGATGACCAAATCGTTGAAATATTGGAATTAGTAGATTTTAGAATTACTAAATCTGAACTGGGTGCTTTTTTCCGTGATGAAAAACACGAAAATTATATGGAATGTGGTGACCAAGTATTGCGTAATTTCTTGAATGCTTTAGTTATTCATTTACGTGGAACTAAAGAAAATCCAAAAAATCCAAATGATGTTTTAGCAAAACACAAAGCTCAAATACCGGCAAAGGATAGTACTAAAGAAAGACCTGAATTTAAAGCAAAGCCTAGAGACGAAGAAAAATCTAGAGGTGATCAAAGTCCTTCTAAATCGAAATCAGCTACTAAAAAACCTTCAAAAAAGCAATATCCTAAAGGAAATGCAAAAGAACAAGTAGTGGAAAAAGTAAAATACAATTTCGGTAAGATCAAAAAATAA
- a CDS encoding NAD(P)H-binding protein, which produces MKTALIIGSTGLVGSHLLNILLESKEYDKVITFGKRVSGNQHPKLIEHLIDFDKPESYDDLVKGDDFFCTIGTTIKKAGSKEAFRKVDFEYPKQFALIALKNGVKQFLLISSLGADANSGNFYLRTKGEIESFLENCNFESVSIVQPSLLLGNRNEFRFGEKAGAFMMKVFSFLFIGNLKKYKPIQGITVAKALFELAQKKTIGFGIYKSDTIQRIGSR; this is translated from the coding sequence TTGAAAACTGCTTTAATAATTGGAAGTACCGGTTTAGTTGGTTCTCATTTGCTAAATATACTTTTAGAAAGTAAGGAGTACGACAAAGTGATTACTTTTGGAAAAAGAGTATCAGGAAATCAACACCCAAAACTTATAGAACATTTAATTGATTTTGATAAACCAGAATCATATGATGATTTAGTTAAAGGTGATGATTTTTTCTGTACTATTGGAACTACGATTAAAAAAGCGGGAAGTAAAGAAGCTTTTAGAAAAGTTGATTTTGAATACCCAAAACAATTTGCCTTGATTGCATTAAAAAATGGTGTAAAACAATTTTTATTAATTTCTTCGCTTGGTGCAGATGCAAATTCAGGAAATTTTTATTTAAGAACCAAAGGTGAAATTGAGTCATTTCTTGAAAACTGTAATTTTGAGAGCGTATCTATAGTCCAACCCTCACTTTTATTAGGGAATCGAAACGAATTTAGATTTGGAGAAAAAGCAGGGGCTTTTATGATGAAAGTATTTTCTTTTCTGTTTATAGGAAACTTAAAAAAATACAAACCCATTCAAGGTATTACTGTTGCCAAAGCACTTTTTGAATTAGCACAAAAAAAGACAATTGGATTTGGAATCTACAAATCAGATACAATTCAAAGAATAGGAAGTCGTTAA
- the sucC gene encoding ADP-forming succinate--CoA ligase subunit beta, whose translation MNIHEYQGKEILASYGVRIQRGIVANSPVEAVAAAKQLTAETGTSWFVIKAQVHAGGRGKGGGVKLAKGIDKVEGIASEIIGMQLVTPQTSAEGKKVHKILVAEDVYYPGETETSEFYVSVLLNRATGRNMIMYSTEGGMDIEEVAEHTPHLIFNEEIDPSVGLQGFQARRIAFNLGLSGNAFKEMVKFIDSLYNAYIGSDASMFEINPVLKTSDNKILAVDAKVNIDDNALYRQKAYADMRDVREENPIEVEAKEVGLNYVDLDGTVGCMVNGAGLAMATMDLIKYAGFEPANFLDVGGTADAKRVETAFRIILKDPNVKAILINIFGGIVRCDRVAQGVVDAYKNMGDAIRVPIIVRLQGTNAAIAKELIDNSGMPILSAVEFQEAADQVKAALS comes from the coding sequence ATGAACATACACGAATATCAAGGAAAAGAGATTTTAGCTAGCTACGGAGTTCGCATTCAACGCGGTATCGTTGCTAATAGTCCTGTAGAAGCTGTCGCTGCTGCAAAACAATTAACTGCCGAAACTGGAACAAGTTGGTTTGTTATTAAAGCCCAAGTTCACGCAGGTGGTCGTGGTAAAGGTGGTGGAGTTAAGCTTGCCAAAGGAATTGACAAAGTGGAAGGAATTGCAAGCGAAATCATCGGAATGCAATTAGTAACACCTCAAACATCTGCTGAAGGTAAAAAAGTACACAAAATATTAGTTGCTGAAGATGTTTATTATCCTGGTGAAACTGAAACTTCTGAGTTTTATGTTTCTGTTTTATTAAATAGAGCTACAGGTCGCAATATGATTATGTATTCTACTGAAGGTGGAATGGATATTGAAGAAGTTGCTGAACACACTCCTCATTTAATTTTTAATGAAGAAATTGATCCTTCTGTTGGTTTACAAGGTTTTCAAGCAAGAAGAATTGCTTTTAACTTAGGACTTTCAGGAAATGCTTTTAAAGAAATGGTGAAATTCATCGACTCTTTATACAATGCTTATATTGGATCTGATGCATCGATGTTTGAAATCAACCCAGTGTTGAAAACATCTGATAATAAAATTTTGGCTGTAGATGCTAAAGTTAACATTGATGATAATGCTTTATACAGACAAAAAGCTTATGCTGATATGCGTGATGTTCGTGAGGAGAACCCAATCGAAGTTGAAGCAAAAGAAGTTGGATTAAACTATGTAGATCTTGACGGAACTGTTGGATGTATGGTTAACGGAGCTGGATTAGCTATGGCAACTATGGATTTAATTAAGTACGCTGGATTTGAGCCTGCTAACTTTCTTGACGTAGGTGGAACTGCTGATGCTAAACGTGTTGAAACTGCTTTCCGTATTATCTTAAAAGATCCAAACGTTAAGGCAATTTTAATTAATATTTTTGGAGGAATCGTTCGTTGTGACCGTGTGGCACAAGGAGTTGTTGATGCTTATAAAAATATGGGTGACGCGATTAGAGTGCCAATTATTGTTCGTTTACAAGGTACAAACGCAGCTATTGCAAAAGAATTAATTGATAATTCAGGAATGCCAATTTTATCTGCTGTTGAATTTCAAGAAGCAGCTGATCAAGTAAAAGCGGCTCTTTCTTAA